ttttaattttttgtagagacaggatctatgttgcccaggcttgtctctaactcctgggctcaagtgatcctgccaccttggcctcctgtagtgctgtgattacaggcatgagccaccgtgcccagccaaggaaCTCAGCTTTCAAGTGGATCCTAAATCCACAGAGATGGAAGGAACAAGGGCTGAAGAGAAGGCCCTCAGGAAACACAATTTCAACAAATACTCAGGATCCTAGACCCCACCAGGCACCATTCTCTCCACCCACCAAATCCGGGAAACCCTGGAAGTGTCCCTGGAAGGTGTGAGGAGAGGCCCCAGCCAAGCAAAGGCAGAGTTCTAGGGAGAGACATTAACCCCCCGCCCCATGTTCCCATCCCCCAGCTGAGGCCCACAGCAGAGAAGCTTCCCTGGACTCTCATGGCCTACCACACCAGCAGGTGAGACAGCCAGACAGAATGACCAGGAAATGGTCAAATGAGGCCCCAGCAGGAACACCTTCCCACAGCCAAGGTCCATATGCAGGACAGAGGCCTCAAACTGCATGCTGCCACATGGTAGaagagccccagccctggggacaCAGCTCAGCCTCTCCTCTGTGCCAAGGAGGGAGGGTGACCATGGAGGGGCCTCATCCCTGACACTTACCGTGACCTCATACTTGACCTTGCTGCCCACATCCCGCTCAGACTGCATGGCTCTCTCGCCCCTCACCACACCAGAGAAGAAGAGTTGCTGGGGAATGGCCATTCTGGCGTGGAGAGGTCAGAACAGGGGTGAGAAGGTCTGGGGCCTGGCTCAATGAAGGCAGGGCCCTGGCCAAGGTTTGGAAATGTCAATGCCCCCTCCCTCCAATGGAGGTGCCCCCTTGGGCCAGGCTCACCCTGCAATGGACAGTGGCAGCTCAATGAAGACACGGGCTCGTGCAGAGACTGGATGCAGCTCCTGCTCACTGATCCTGGTGAGTGGGCAGGGGCAAGTATGGGCATCAGGCACAGGCACCTCCCAAGGGGTCAGATGAGGTCAATATGACTACCCCCACCTCACCCTTCCGGCCCCGCCTGGCTTACGTGGCCAACAGCAGCTCTACCTCCAGTTCCGTGGTCTCAATGCTGATCCCGGAGGTGCTAAGGATGAGGTAGAAGGTGACCTAGGCCAAGGGTGGAAAGAGATTAGAGTCAGGGGTGGTCTACGGGCTTATGGAGAGGCTACTCACGTAGGGATAAGGGCAGATGTGCCAACCTGGGCACCTCTCTTCATGGGGTTCCCCAGCTCACACTCAACATGGGAGGCATTCTCATTGGACAGGCAGAGTGGCTTCTCCTGGAATGGGAGAGAAGGCAAGGTCAGTCTGGGTTACTGGAGCCCCTCAAGACCCCACCCCATCCTGCCCCCAGGTCCTCACCGCAGGGTCCAGGGCCCGGACCCCTGAGTAGTGCAGTGAGTCAGGAAGCATGACCAGGAGCTGGGCTTCATGGGCATCATCCCCATcagcctggggctgggctgggtccGATGGCAGGTTGGTGACCATCAGCTCCAGGCCAATGACTGGCTGCCCACTCAGTGCAAACAGGGCTGTTGTTCCATCCACATCCCTGGAGAGTCAGACCCCACTCCTGCTAAGTTCTGAACACCTCCCCCTACCATTCCCCCGCCCAGTCTGCTCCCCCAGTACCTGCCTTCACTCCCTGAGCCTCTCTTCCCACCCCAGGTCCCCATCACACCCGTCCAAGCCTCAGGCCTCTGTACACACGACTGGGAGTCAGGGGACCTCCGTTCTCATCTCAGCTCCACCATTACTTACCTTGGccaagtaacttaacctctctaggcttcagttctccatctataaaatgagactaATATAATTCCTACCTCACAGAGGTTTGAAGACTAACCAATGAGATGTATGTAGACTGCATATTATTAGTGTACTGTGAAGGATTGCTATTCCTTGCCATGGGAGCCCCCGTGGCCCCATCACTGACCCTCATCTCAGTCTCCAAGTCCATCGGCAGGTCCTCTTCCACCTTCTGCCTTTTCTGCAGGCTCAGCCCTTCCCTCTGACTGGTCCTCCTGAGAGGGCTTTCTCTCAATCCTTGAACTcttgccctcccacccccaccctgctctcTGCCCCCCTCacatgggcagaggttggaattcCGTGTCGCTGACCCGGGTACAGAAGCGGGCGCGGACCAGCTGCAGATTGCTCTGGCAGATCTTGTCTTCACCACAGCCTTGCTTCAGGAAGTGGATCTGGGGAGAGACATGAGATAAGGGGCATTCCTAGGGGGCAAGGCAGGGGGCAAACCTGTCACCATGGCATATGGTGGGTTAGAGTATCACAGGATTAAACAACCTGTCCTCAACTCTCAGATCTGCTGCTTATTAGCCATGTGATCCTGAACTGGGTCCTCTCCTCTGGGTCCTCTCATCATGGTAGTGATGGGAGCACTACCATGCCATGGTAGAGACTAGCAGCAAGTCAAGAGCTGGGCCACACTGCCCCAGCTCACATGCATGTAACTGAGTTCCGGATTTAGAACGGGAAAAGATGTCAAGGGCACCACTTCTGGGCCAGCCATAAAAACCATGCAAGCAAGGGGCCTCATGTTCTCCCTTCCAGCTGAATGGGATGAATGTGACTTCAAGAGCTTGAAGGCCGCATTTGAAGATTACAGAATCCCATCAACCTGAGCCCCCTGAATGACTACATGGAGTAGAGGAGCTCTGTCCCCTTGACTAGGAACATGGTCATTTAGGCACCTAGAGATATGAGGAATTACTGGAGTAGCATACGTGAAAGGGCTCTGTGAGCTGTGAATTGGTGTCACTGGGGAGGGACCATGATCTTTGCCCTCCCAGCTCCTCCCCCTGGGCTAAACCAGAACCCATGCTCACCTCTGCCCGCTGGGTGCTGGGCTGGTGGGCATTGAGGATGGGGGCCACTGGAGGCAGCCCCTGGCCAGGAGCCTGTCGCCGGAGCCGAGGGGTCTGGAGACTGTAGGACAAGGTCACTACAATGGCCCGAAGCTTGTCTTTGACATTTTCCTAGGAAGAGGAAGGTCTATTCCTCACTGGAACAATCCCCAGGCCTCAGCCCTGCTCAGTGCCCCAGCCAGACCTAGGACCAATTCTAAAACTTGGAAAGAATATTAGGGAGATGAATGAGAGAGGTGGAGAACTGagcaaggaggagggagaaagactGGGGTAGGGGACAGGGGAAACCTTTAGGGCTTTGAGGACCAGATGTGATGATAAAAGCTGCCACCTCCTCCATTCAGCTGGAAGAGGGGACATGAAGCCCCttgcacctcctcctcctccagggagtgcagaaatgACAGGAGAGGGCAGCAGATGAGGAGGAAGTGAGCTCAGAAGACAGGTTTCCCACGTGTCTAGGTCTTAGAAGGAGGCACGAGTGTGCTCGGGAAAAAGCAGCTAAGAGGAATCAGGGAAAAGAGATGGAGCCATGAAAATGACCCTCAGAAGCCAAGGGGTCAGTGTCCACCTGGAGCTGGAACATGGCGTCTCCACAGACTCGGTCATGCTGGTGCTTCAGCCACACGGTGCCCGAGGCCTGGTGCTTGGGTTCTTCCAGGTTACGGCTCAGGAACGTCACACGGGGAACCTGGCCCCGGAGCCTCCGGTCTGTGTCCGCATCTAACACATAGTCCAGGGCTGTGGCATGTTGGGAAAGGAGGAGCTGCTGAGCTGCAGAGCTGCTCCAGCTCACCCCATTCCAAGGGTGCTCTTCTACCACCTCGAAGTGACCCCCCTCCCTGGGAAACCCAAAAGGGCGAGCCACAGAGGGGGGACCGCACTCACCCACAGTAGGGCTATAGCTGCTGGGGACTGCAATGTAGCTGAAACAGACCCTTAGGTCCACACTGCGGGGGCAAAGGTGGCTCCTGAGCCAAACGAGGCTGATGGGCCAAggcccctacccccaccccatctGTCACATCCTGTCACAGCCCCAGCCCCAAACTGGGGAGATAAAGGATCaaagggagggcaggggaagCTGCCAGGGTCCAGGTGCCACCCGATCCCACCTCACCAGACCGAGTGGCCGCCAGCACAGTTGGGCTGCTCCAGGTCGATGCTTCGTGGAGCAATAGAGACCTCATGGGAGACATGGAGGATGGGTCTGGCCCTGGGATTGGGGAGTCAAGAGCACAAGAAACATGAGAACATGAGGCTGGGAAACACTCTTCAGCATTAGATTTGGCACTGAGGTCGGGGTCAGAGTCACAGGGAGGGGCTGACGGCCTCAGGGAGGGAAAAGGTTGAGAGGGGCTCACCTGAAGAGCACTGCGGTGTCAGCCAGGGAGCCCACCAGCAGGTCAGGGTATTGGTTCCCATCCATATCCAAGCTGCCTGACAGGGAGTAGCCGAAGCTCTTGATGCCCACAGCCTCGCCCTCCAGCACCTAGAGAACCAGCTGTCAGCCTCCCTCAATCCCACCTCCCGCAGGCCTCTGCCTCCCCTGATGCCTCTGCTGATTCCACCCACACCCATTCCCTCATCCCAGCGACTCCCCTCACCTGTGAAGGTTTGGCGACAACCCCCAGGCTGCTCCCATGGTAGATGAAGACTTTCCCATCACCATCAAAGGGGGCACCCACTGCAATATCTGCAGGGCACAGGGAAAAGGCAGTCACGCTGGCTGGGGGCCTTGCAGACAAGATCCAGGCCTCAACTCCCCCCAGTCACTCAggtatgttttctattttattgagagGCTACAAAATCCCAGGCACTCTACATACATCATCTTTAATCCTCTTGGCCACTCCCTGCAGATATTACTAACGCAAAAAGGTTAGGAACTTGCCAAGGTCAGAAAGCTGGTAAATGGTACAGCTCAGACATAAGCTCAGGGACCCTCTCTCCCTGAGTCCTCAGAAGACCACACCCTGACCTCTGAGGGGCTTCCCCATCCCTCCTGTGGCCCCTCCCTCCCTGAGCCTTTCCAGTTCCCCGTCACACCTGGAAAGCCATCTTGGTTGAGGTCCCCCAGGACAGCCAGGCTGATCCCGAACATGGAGTCAGGGGAGCCGCAGAGCCGGAGAGGGGAGATCCCAGCCCAGTGACCCCCCTGGTTCAAGTACACATACACAGCACCCCCCAGCTCTTCTTGGCGCTCAAAGAAGTAGGGGGCACCCACTATCAGGTCTGGCCAGCTATGGAGAGAGGGAAACATTCAGTGTGGGTCCTCCCTGGCCAGAGGAGCCAGCAGGAGGCTAAGTGGCCTCAGCCAGACTGGGGCTACTAGACCCAGCCTCCCTCAGGTGGCACGGCCCTCTACCCACTCACCCATCACTGTTGAGGTCAGCCACAGCCAGTGAGTAGCCAAAGCCGGAGGTCAGGCGCTCCCCAGACAGCATAACCTCGGGCACCAGGCGACTGGCGCTGTCCTTGCGCAGGATGACCACAGCACCCTTGTGGTTGGCGCGGGGGGCTCCAGCCACAAAGCTCAGCTCTTCTGCACGCACCAGACCTTTCCCCGAGTCAATAGAGAAGCCTGGGGGAAGGGTGACTTACCCCTAAGTCTTCACCCCAAGACTCAGAAGCTGGGGTGTGTCAcagctcccccagcccctgccccctccctacAGGTTAAGAGCCAAGTCACAGCTCCCCTGcaccctgccccctcccctaGGTTAAGAGCCAAAAGATAGGTCCCCCCAAGTCATCAGCACCACAGCTGGATAGCTCTTCCTCCCCACAGGGCCTGGCAGCCTCCCACACCCACCAGGCCCAGAGACAAGCTTGGCACAAAAAGTGCAGTGAGGTCAGCCTCAGGgactgggcaagagagagaaaggtgaTGGCTGAGAAGGCCAGGAGCCCAGGTaggaggctgagcacagtggcctCACCCTGCCCACACCCAGGGAGCTAGAAGAGCTAGAGGTCCCTCTCAGGCCCGAATCCCACCCAGTGCACCTCTTTCCCCCAACTCCCTCATCCTGGCAGGGAGGGGAAGTCTTCACATGGATGAGGGGGAGACAAGGGGGAGTGAGAGAGCGCCTGCTTCACCCAAACATCTCCCAGGCCTGGTTTCCTCCTCCTCTGCAGAGGAATGCAGATGAGACAACGAGAGGGACTTACCAACAACATTAGCCCTTTCTTCAATATGTGCCCACCATCCATCCCCTCAGGGAAAGTCCCCCTAGAAGACAGGACTGTCCTTCCCAAAATATCCTCAGCCCTGGCCCTCTCATTCCACCTGAATCTTCCTCCATGGAGACCCCTGGCTCACAGCCCCAGAGGCCACCACCCTGGGGGCCTCCTCCTCTTAGGCCTGATCATTGGACCCAGCTCTTCTCTGCAATTTGGGCCCAATGTATGTCTCCctgggtgtgtgttgggggaggaggAGATTATAAGGCACCAAAGGTCGAGTTccctggggaaggaggggaggctGGGCCATGCCCCTAGAGTCCAGGAGGTGGGAGCTTACAAACCTAAGTAGCTATTGAGGGCCAAGTCTCCGGCTGGTCCTGGGAGCCGGTCAGCAGGGTCCAAAGTTTTATACACCAGCTGGTCGGGGTCTGAGCTATCAATGTTGGTCACAAAAAGCAACcctgtggggggtggggtgaGACACCAGGGAGGGGACATCCAGAGTAGGGGCCACAGAGTAGGGAGACAGAGCCACAGAAAGGCCAGAAAATGGTGGAAGAAGAAGaggtggagagagaaaaagagaccagAGAGATCACagccagagacagaaagacagagagagacaaggtgagagacagaaacagagacagaagGATGGGAGCATGGAGAGAGAGGACAAGAGAGAGGAGCAGAGGGTTAGAGCAGTTCTGGGCCGGGGAGAGGTCCCTACCAAAGTAGCTGTTGGCAGGGACCGGGATGAGGCGGGGGTCCTGCTCCTTCTCTCCCCCCGCCTCGTAGGGACCGTCGTCCAGGTGTGCCAGGTCCGCTGAGCCCTGTGCACAGAGCTCCACCCTGGCCGTGCCTGCAAGGACAGACCTGTTAGTGCCCAGGGCAGGGCGCAAGGAACACCCCTCAGGCCGGACACTGAGTTAGACAGGCACACGGGGAAGCCCTGCCTCTTCTTTCTAGCCCTCTCCCCACCCTGTCCCCAACCCAGGCTTCCTGGGGTCCCCCAGATGTGGCATCACACTCACCGAGTGTCAGCTCAGCCAGCAGCAGCGTGCGGAGACGGGAATGGCAGTGATGAGGTGTGGGCTAGTGTGTTGGAGCATGCAGGCCCCAGCTGCAGGCCCAGCGTGCACTTGGGGCCCATGCCAGCATGTTGAGGAACACTTGGCCGTGCGAGGGAAAGGAGGCACCCCCCATTCATGTGTGCACTAGCTCAATGGGGTGGAAGGCATGGCAGTGCCCTGGGGCCATACAGCAGTGCACATGTGGTCATGCTTGGCCATGTGCCATCCCCAACCCTGTCTCTGAGGTAAGAGGAGGTTTTGgtccccttctccccttcccgaGGAGTGACTCACCCTTCCAATTATAGGTTCCTGGGGCCCCAAAGAGGAGGTAGTGGCTATCAGGGGAGAAGGCGGCAGCTGTGCCCTGCTGGCAGAACCCAAATTGTTCATGGCCTTGGGGGCGTCCCTCACAGAACTTCCATTCCCCACCATCCAACTCATCCCGGATGGCCAGGTCCTGGCTGAGCACAAAGCAGCGACCAATCATATCCCGCGTCTCCAGGATCTGGTCCACTCGCTGCCTTGCCTCATATCGGTGTGCACAGGTctgggggaggaagggatgggGATCATTTCACTCTGTGGGCCAGGGACCTGCTTGAGGCATGCTGCCCATATGCAGAGATTTGGCAGATACTGATACATGTGTGctcacatgcacatgcacatgcacacatacacacacacccctatgcCGGCACCACTCAAGCACCATTACCCTGCCAGTGTTACACAGGTCCATGCATAACCCAGCAACCTGTCTGCACCCACTTCCTTGCCCTCAAATGGAGATCTCCTTGTTCCACATTCTGCCTGGAGCCAAAAGACACAATTAAGCCACCACATAGGATGTGTGTCTCCCTGATCATGTCACAGTCCTCCAAAATGCCAAGCTTGGCCCTGTCCCTGGACCTTTGTAAGTGTCACCATCTCATCTGCAAAGAACTTCCTGTCCGCTTCACTCTCcaagtattactttttttttttttttgaagcaaggtctcactctgtcacccaggctggagtgcagtggcacaatcatggctcactgcagcctcgacctccagggctcaagtgatcctcccacctcagcctcctgtgtagctgggactacaggcatgcaccaccatgactggctaatttgtttttattttttataaagatgaggtcccactatgttgcacaggctaggTATTACCTATTATTAAAGCCTGGCTCAAATCATCCCCTCTGCAGAAGTCTTCTCTCTACTCCTCCTTTGGACTTTTATAGACTGGAGACTAGACCACTCACTTAACATGAACCAGATTCTGCCCCACAGTGATCTGTATTGGTAATTGTGTATCTATGCGTGTTACtgaaagatagagagagagagagaaacagagagctctggttttttcgtttgtttgtttggttggttttgagaCGGAactttgctcttgtctcccaggctagggtacaatggtgcgatctcagctcactgcaacctcctccacccaggttcaagtgattctcctacctcagcctcccgagtacctgggattacaggcgcctgccaccacacctagctaatttttttttttttttgagacggagtctcgctctgtcacccaggctggagcgcagtggcgcgatctcagctcactgcaagctccgcctctccggttcacgccattctcctgcctcagcctctctgagtagctgggactacaggcgcccgccaccacgcccggctaattttttgtgtttttagtagagacggggtttcaccatggtctcgatctccttacctcgtgatccacccacctcggcctcccaaagtgctgggattacaagcgtgagccaccgcacccggccacgcccggctaatttttttgtatttttaggagagacagggtttcgccatgttggtccggctggtctcgaactcctgacctcaggtgatccacctgcctcggcctccgaaagtgctgggattacaggcatgagccttccCCTGTAGTAACTAGCACAATGCCTGATGCTTAAAAGGTTCTCAGTAAGAGTTtgacaaatggatggatgaatgaatggacagacatttttacatttataaggACAAGGACCATGTCTCACACCTTTTTATATCTCCCTGATGTACTTGGAATCATACCATATTCCTAACTTGTGTTCTCTAAGCACACCTATGCGTATGCACAcaccataaacacacacacacacacaccccatccgTGCATTCAGTCATGAGAAGCAATACTCACAACAATCTTGCCCCCAGGCCCCTGGCTCCGAACACTGACTCCCAACCACTGGTTCTCCTTGCTTTCCTTTTGCATATCAGCTAGAGGCAGGACACTGGGAAttaggggagggaagaggagccCAAGTCCTCTCCTCCCCGCTCACACGCTTCCCCCACTCTGTTCATGCAGGGCCACACCTCCCTGGTCGATGTCCACTCTGTAGCAGTCAGTCTCCTCCAGGCTCAACGGGCAAGCGAAGAGGCCTCCAGTGCGATTCGCCTGCTGCCCAGGAAGAGCCAGGGCCTGGGGAGCACCCACCAGCAGCCTGCAagatggggcaggggcagggacagggacaggagTTAGAGGTCAGAATGACCCAATCTCATTAGAGCTGCCCAGGCCCAACCCCTCAGTACTAAAGAGAGTGTTCAAGGACTAAAGAGAAGGGGCAAATGTCAGTTTTCTCAAACCCTGGCAAGGACAAATTAATATGCTTGGTCATGCAGTCATCACGTTGCATGTACATACTATCTGGATAAGGGATCAACATACAcagtagatacacacacacacacacacacacacatacacgccaACCCAAGCAGCCAGGCCAACAGTGCTGGTTTGAAAGAACTGCCTGTTCCCAGCACCTGTTCCTGAGTAGGCCTTCCCTATCCCCTCCTTGGCCCCATCCCCAAGCTCTGCCCTGCTCCCCAACCCAGTCCAGTTGAAACCCAGCCAGAAATGCCAAGAATGCTGGGAGCAAAAGTAACAGGGCCCCAGACTGGCATCAGAGTGTGGCTCAGGGACCAGCTTCAGAGGCCAGGCAAGAGGCTAGATACGGACCCACTGCCCCCTCATCAGGGACCCAgcaaagaccccacctcccagAAGCTGTGCCAGCCCAGGATTCCATCAGTCACTCTGGCTGGCATGGAGGTAGGGACAAGTTTCTCCTTCTGCCTCCAATGCTACCCCATTCTCTTCCCGACATCCTGAATCCCCTTCCCCATCCTTCCTTCTCCCCATGTCCAtgatttctccttcccttccacccccacccagtcttctctcctgcctccccctcaGCCTCTTTCCCAGCTACAACTTTCTTGGCAGGACAATTTTCCATGATCACAGCCAAGCCGTCTTCCCCAGGGGAGCACAGTGCTGGGAATGGAGGCTGCCTGGGTCCCCTGGGGCTGAACCCCCAAGCCAGAGTGAAGGCGGGGGTGAGGTAAGATGACTGACACCCAGCTGGCTCCATGGGTCCTCTCTTTGCAGAAGGAGAGACTCAGAAGTGGCAGTGGGACAAACCTCAACGCCTCTCTCCCACACTCTTCTCCTCCATCTCCCTTCCTGGGGGGCAAGGCCCAAAACCATGTTAGGCAGTATTACAGACAGGCATCTGTGGGGCACTGTGCCAGCTCTGatggggtggagggggagggcagAGAGCCATTCTTCCTTCCCACAACTCCTCCTCATCTCTTAGCAGCTGCCATCCCTTGTCAGAGCCAGTGTCAAGACAGAGAAGGGGTATAGGGAGTAGTAGAGAAGAGAAGACACATTTGGCATTCAACTACTTATTGAGAGTCTATTGTATGCCAAGCCCTGTGTCAGGCGCTGGTGAGACAAGGAAATcatatttattcagcacctactaTGACGTCAGATCCGAGGCTAGACACCAGGGATATAAGAAACTAACATTCATCACTGTCCACATATGTGCCAAGCACCAGGATAGGCAAGTCACAtgcattatgtcatttaatcatCAGAACAATCCTATGAGATAAGgattcttttcttgtctttcagatgagaaaactcacTCAAAGACATTAAGCAGTGATGCTGGAATTCAAATCCACATGGGCCTAACTCCAACACTTTGTCACTCCACCCAGTGACTGACCTGTCTCTAGAACACTGAGACCACcccagaaagggaag
This sequence is a window from Homo sapiens chromosome 12, GRCh38.p14 Primary Assembly. Protein-coding genes within it:
- the ITGA7 gene encoding integrin alpha-7 isoform 5 (isoform 5 is encoded by transcript variant 5) — translated: MDGNQYPDLLVGSLADTAVLFRARPILHVSHEVSIAPRSIDLEQPNCAGGHSVCVDLRVCFSYIAVPSSYSPTVALDYVLDADTDRRLRGQVPRVTFLSRNLEEPKHQASGTVWLKHQHDRVCGDAMFQLQENVKDKLRAIVVTLSYSLQTPRLRRQAPGQGLPPVAPILNAHQPSTQRAEIHFLKQGCGEDKICQSNLQLVRARFCTRVSDTEFQPLPMDVDGTTALFALSGQPVIGLELMVTNLPSDPAQPQADGDDAHEAQLLVMLPDSLHYSGVRALDPAEKPLCLSNENASHVECELGNPMKRGAQVTFYLILSTSGISIETTELEVELLLATISEQELHPVSARARVFIELPLSIAGMAIPQQLFFSGVVRGERAMQSERDVGSKVKYEVTVSNQGQSLRTLGSAFLNIMWPHEIANGKWLLYPMQVELEGGQGPGQKGLCSPRPNILHLDVDSRDRRRRELEPPEQQEPGERQEPSMSWWPVSSAEKKKNITLDCARGTANCVVFSCPLYSFDRAAVLHVWGRLWNSTFLEEYSAVKSLEVIVRANITVKSSIKNLMLRDASTVIPVMVYLDPMAVVAEGVPWWVILLAVLAGLLVLALLVLLLWKMGFFKRAKHPEATVPQYHAVKIPREDRQQFKEEKTGTILRNNWGSPRREGPDAHPILAADGHPELGPDGHPGPGTA
- the ITGA7 gene encoding integrin alpha-7 isoform 12 precursor (isoform 12 precursor is encoded by transcript variant 12) is translated as MAGARSRDPWGASGICYLFGSLLVELLFSRAVAFNLDVMGALRKEGEPGSLFGFSVALHRQLQPRPQSWLLVGAPQALALPGQQANRTGGLFACPLSLEETDCYRVDIDQGADMQKESKENQWLGVSVRSQGPGGKIVGTAAAFSPDSHYLLFGAPGTYNWKGLLFVTNIDSSDPDQLVYKTLDPADRLPGPAGDLALNSYLGFSIDSGKGLVRAEELSFVAGAPRANHKGAVVILRKDSASRLVPEVMLSGERLTSGFGYSLAVADLNSDGWPDLIVGAPYFFERQEELGGAVYVYLNQGGHWAGISPLRLCGSPDSMFGISLAVLGDLNQDGFPDIAVGAPFDGDGKVFIYHGSSLGVVAKPSQVLEGEAVGIKSFGYSLSGSLDMDGNQYPDLLVGSLADTAVLFRARPILHVSHEVSIAPRSIDLEQPNCAGGHSVCVDLRVCFSYIAVPSSYSPTVALDYVLDADTDRRLRGQVPRVTFLSRNLEEPKHQASGTVWLKHQHDRVCGDAMFQLQENVKDKLRAIVVTLSYSLQTPRLRRQAPGQGLPPVAPILNAHQPSTQRAEIHFLKQGCGEDKICQSNLQLVRARFCTRVSDTEFQPLPMDVDGTTALFALSGQPVIGLELMVTNLPSDPAQPQADGDDAHEAQLLVMLPDSLHYSGVRALDPAEKPLCLSNENASHVECELGNPMKRGAQVTFYLILSTSGISIETTELEVELLLATISEQELHPVSARARVFIELPLSIAGMAIPQQLFFSGVVRGERAMQSERDVGSKVKYEVTVSNQGQSLRTLGSAFLNIMWPHEIANGKWLLYPMQVELEGGQGPGQKGLCSPRPNILHLDVDSRDRRRRELEPPEQQEPGERQEPSMSWWPVSSAEKKKNITLDCARGTANCVVFSCPLYSFDRAAVLHVWGRLWNSTFLEEYSAVKSLEVIVRANITVKSSIKNLMLRDASTVIPVMVYLDPMAVVAEGVPWWVILLAVLAGLLVLALLVLLLWKMGFFKRAKHPEATVPQYHAVKIPREDRQQFKEEKTGTILRNNWGSPRREGPDAHPILAADGHPELGPDGHPGPGTA
- the ITGA7 gene encoding integrin alpha-7 isoform 1 precursor (isoform 1 precursor is encoded by transcript variant 1) yields the protein MAGARSRDPWGASGICYLFGSLLVELLFSRAVAFNLDVMGALRKEGEPGSLFGFSVALHRQLQPRPQSWLLVGAPQALALPGQQANRTGGLFACPLSLEETDCYRVDIDQGADMQKESKENQWLGVSVRSQGPGGKIVTCAHRYEARQRVDQILETRDMIGRCFVLSQDLAIRDELDGGEWKFCEGRPQGHEQFGFCQQGTAAAFSPDSHYLLFGAPGTYNWKGTARVELCAQGSADLAHLDDGPYEAGGEKEQDPRLIPVPANSYFGFSIDSGKGLVRAEELSFVAGAPRANHKGAVVILRKDSASRLVPEVMLSGERLTSGFGYSLAVADLNSDGWPDLIVGAPYFFERQEELGGAVYVYLNQGGHWAGISPLRLCGSPDSMFGISLAVLGDLNQDGFPDIAVGAPFDGDGKVFIYHGSSLGVVAKPSQVLEGEAVGIKSFGYSLSGSLDMDGNQYPDLLVGSLADTAVLFRARPILHVSHEVSIAPRSIDLEQPNCAGGHSVCVDLRVCFSYIAVPSSYSPTVALDYVLDADTDRRLRGQVPRVTFLSRNLEEPKHQASGTVWLKHQHDRVCGDAMFQLQENVKDKLRAIVVTLSYSLQTPRLRRQAPGQGLPPVAPILNAHQPSTQRAEIHFLKQGCGEDKICQSNLQLVRARFCTRVSDTEFQPLPMDVDGTTALFALSGQPVIGLELMVTNLPSDPAQPQADGDDAHEAQLLVMLPDSLHYSGVRALDPAEKPLCLSNENASHVECELGNPMKRGAQVTFYLILSTSGISIETTELEVELLLATISEQELHPVSARARVFIELPLSIAGMAIPQQLFFSGVVRGERAMQSERDVGSKVKYEVTVSNQGQSLRTLGSAFLNIMWPHEIANGKWLLYPMQVELEGGQGPGQKGLCSPRPNILHLDVDSRDRRRRELEPPEQQEPGERQEPSMSWWPVSSAEKKKNITLDCARGTANCVVFSCPLYSFDRAAVLHVWGRLWNSTFLEEYSAVKSLEVIVRANITVKSSIKNLMLRDASTVIPVMVYLDPMAVVAEGVPWWVILLAVLAGLLVLALLVLLLWKMGFFKRAKHPEATVPQYHAVKIPREDRQQFKEEKTGTILRNNWGSPRREGPDAHPILAADGHPELGPDGHPGPGTA